In one window of Desulfovibrio sp. DNA:
- a CDS encoding MATE family efflux transporter, with product MIEQRGLSAPQSRPTPDLSTSPRAVWRLTWPQMLMMYLVFFMGLVAVWVAGQISAEVQAALGMVNQCGILLMVVAMAISSGATAAVSQSLGALKVARAQRYVATTVLGCFALGFVVALFGWYFGDAILGVLMVPDSIKPLTKELWQVGMLALPAQYVYAATGVMFRATRQVIPPLWVAAVVCVVNLFACLGFGLGWFGLPNWGYMGLAWATVGSQCLGAICNCALLMNSGYLQRRTLPTLRWLKAGLPYLFKVALPAGAAQVVWQSGYLTLFVLVASLPFDSVNALAGLTAGLRVEALLFLPGMAFSMSVAVLVGNSLGAGKPKEAKKVALTMVTVSALGMSLVAALLWPFRQDIALLLSQEPGTQAQIVNYLTYNLLSTPFSIASTVMGGVMTGAGATKYNLMIFGGTFWLVRLPLGWLLGHILWGTASGVFVAMLVSQCLQTSIMLYVVLRRDWMRFVMIRSRQPNHA from the coding sequence GTGATTGAACAACGCGGTCTGTCCGCTCCTCAGAGTCGGCCCACACCTGATCTGAGCACCTCGCCCCGCGCCGTATGGCGCCTCACATGGCCACAAATGCTCATGATGTACCTTGTGTTCTTCATGGGCCTTGTGGCCGTGTGGGTCGCGGGGCAGATCAGCGCCGAGGTTCAGGCCGCCCTGGGCATGGTCAACCAGTGCGGCATCCTGCTCATGGTGGTTGCCATGGCCATCTCCAGCGGGGCCACCGCCGCAGTCAGCCAGTCGCTTGGCGCGCTCAAGGTGGCGCGCGCGCAACGCTACGTTGCCACCACCGTTTTGGGCTGTTTTGCCCTGGGCTTTGTGGTGGCGCTGTTTGGCTGGTATTTTGGCGACGCCATTCTGGGCGTGCTCATGGTTCCGGACAGCATCAAACCCCTCACAAAAGAGCTCTGGCAGGTCGGCATGCTGGCCCTGCCCGCCCAGTATGTATACGCGGCCACGGGCGTCATGTTTCGCGCAACGCGCCAGGTCATCCCGCCCCTGTGGGTGGCGGCCGTTGTCTGCGTCGTCAACCTGTTTGCCTGCCTTGGCTTTGGCCTGGGCTGGTTTGGTCTGCCCAACTGGGGCTATATGGGCCTGGCGTGGGCCACTGTAGGCTCACAGTGCCTCGGGGCCATATGCAACTGCGCCCTGCTCATGAATTCCGGCTATCTGCAACGCCGCACCCTGCCCACGCTGCGCTGGCTCAAGGCAGGGCTGCCCTATCTGTTCAAGGTGGCACTGCCCGCCGGGGCCGCGCAGGTTGTCTGGCAATCCGGATACCTGACCCTTTTCGTTCTGGTGGCCTCCCTGCCTTTTGACAGCGTCAACGCCCTGGCCGGGCTCACCGCCGGTCTGCGCGTGGAAGCCCTGTTATTTCTGCCCGGCATGGCCTTCAGCATGAGCGTTGCCGTTCTTGTGGGCAACAGCCTTGGTGCTGGCAAGCCCAAGGAAGCAAAAAAGGTCGCCCTTACCATGGTGACCGTTTCAGCCCTGGGCATGAGCCTTGTTGCCGCCCTGCTCTGGCCTTTCAGGCAGGATATCGCCCTGCTGCTGTCGCAGGAGCCGGGCACCCAGGCCCAGATTGTCAACTACCTGACCTATAACCTGCTCTCCACCCCCTTTTCCATCGCCAGCACCGTCATGGGCGGCGTCATGACCGGGGCAGGAGCAACCAAGTACAATCTGATGATTTTTGGCGGCACCTTCTGGCTGGTGCGCCTTCCCCTCGGCTGGCTGCTTGGTCATATCCTGTGGGGCACGGCCTCTGGCGTCTTTGTGGCCATGCTTGTTTCCCAGTGCCTGCAAACCAGCATCATGCTTTACGTGGTTCTTCGCCGCGACTGGATGCGCTTTGTCATGATCCGCAGCCGCCAGCCCAACCATGCCTAG
- the lysA gene encoding diaminopimelate decarboxylase: MSDIRSSYTDNQHFYGRHTPRELAETFGTPLYVYNEDVLRQRCRDLMGLSNHPGFGVNYSIKANANPVLLRMVREEGLVVDAMSPGELYMDQLAGFTPEQILYISNNNSRSELQNALGHGLLVSVDSLSQLDDLGAINKGGKVMVRFNPGIGAGHHAKVVTAGKETKFGVNPGQMDEVFALLKKHDMTLAGVNQHIGSLFMEAEGYLNAAEVLLHLAEQLPKGALDTLEVIDFGGGFGIPYHKYEGQARLDMAELGSRLHALISTWAEKTGYTGRFLVEPGRYVAAECSVLLGSVHAVKNNGDKRYVGTDLGFNVLVRPAMYDSFHDVEIYGEPGGTPRKTMVQTVVGNICESGDILAKNRELPEICEGDVLGILDAGAYGFTMSSNYNQRQRPAEVLIQSDGTARLIRRRESLEDLALCLEGLE, translated from the coding sequence ATGTCCGACATTCGCTCCAGTTATACTGATAATCAACACTTTTACGGCCGCCACACACCGCGCGAACTGGCAGAAACCTTCGGCACTCCGCTCTATGTGTATAACGAGGACGTGCTGCGCCAGCGGTGCCGCGACCTCATGGGGCTTTCGAACCATCCGGGCTTTGGCGTCAACTATTCCATCAAGGCCAACGCCAACCCCGTGCTTCTGCGCATGGTGCGCGAAGAAGGCCTGGTCGTGGATGCCATGAGCCCCGGCGAATTGTACATGGATCAGCTTGCCGGCTTCACGCCCGAACAGATCCTGTATATTTCCAACAACAATTCGCGCAGTGAGCTGCAAAACGCCCTTGGGCACGGTCTGCTTGTCAGCGTGGACTCACTCTCCCAACTGGACGACCTCGGCGCCATCAACAAGGGCGGCAAGGTTATGGTGCGCTTCAACCCCGGCATCGGCGCTGGCCACCACGCCAAGGTCGTGACCGCCGGCAAGGAGACGAAGTTTGGCGTCAACCCCGGCCAGATGGACGAGGTTTTCGCCCTGCTGAAAAAGCACGACATGACCCTGGCGGGCGTCAACCAGCACATAGGCTCCCTCTTTATGGAGGCCGAAGGCTACCTCAATGCCGCAGAAGTGCTGCTGCATCTGGCCGAACAACTGCCCAAGGGCGCACTGGACACGCTTGAAGTCATCGACTTCGGCGGCGGTTTCGGCATCCCCTACCACAAGTACGAAGGGCAGGCCCGCCTGGACATGGCGGAACTTGGCAGCCGCCTGCACGCCCTCATCAGCACATGGGCCGAAAAAACCGGCTATACCGGGCGCTTTCTTGTGGAACCGGGCCGCTATGTGGCCGCCGAATGCAGCGTGCTGCTTGGCAGCGTGCATGCCGTAAAAAACAACGGCGACAAGCGCTACGTGGGCACTGACCTGGGCTTCAACGTTCTGGTGCGCCCCGCCATGTACGATTCCTTCCACGATGTTGAAATCTACGGCGAACCCGGCGGAACTCCTCGCAAAACCATGGTGCAGACCGTGGTGGGCAATATTTGCGAAAGCGGCGACATCCTTGCCAAGAATCGCGAACTTCCGGAAATATGTGAAGGTGATGTGCTTGGCATACTTGACGCGGGCGCATATGGTTTTACTATGAGTTCCAATTACAACCAGCGCCAGCGTCCGGCTGAAGTGCTCATACAGAGCGACGGCACGGCAAGGCTCATCAGGCGGCGCGAATCTCTTGAAGACCTGGCCCTTTGCCTTGAGGGTCTAGAATAG
- a CDS encoding peptidylprolyl isomerase, which translates to MPIKKGDTVRAHYTGTLEDGTVFDSSRERDPLEFVMGKGMLIPGFETAVEGREAGETVTVTIAPAEAYGEADPELVFTVARAQVPDHIPLNVGVPLQLSNEQGQMDVTITEVTADEVTLDANHPLAGKALTFEIEIVGVN; encoded by the coding sequence ATGCCTATCAAGAAAGGCGACACGGTGCGCGCGCACTATACGGGAACCCTGGAAGACGGCACAGTGTTTGACTCTTCGCGCGAGCGCGACCCCCTGGAATTCGTCATGGGCAAAGGCATGCTCATTCCCGGCTTTGAGACTGCCGTGGAAGGACGCGAAGCCGGTGAAACCGTCACCGTGACCATCGCCCCGGCCGAAGCCTATGGCGAAGCCGACCCGGAACTGGTGTTCACCGTGGCCCGCGCCCAGGTGCCGGATCACATCCCCCTCAATGTGGGCGTGCCCCTGCAGCTGTCCAATGAACAGGGCCAGATGGATGTGACCATTACTGAAGTGACCGCTGATGAAGTGACCCTTGACGCCAACCATCCTTTGGCGGGCAAGGCCCTCACGTTTGAAATCGAGATTGTCGGCGTCAACTAG
- a CDS encoding glutamine synthetase III, with product MSSKTARHNAIQAITTYKPEAAPLNFADTRPTDIFGCNVFNDRVMRERLPKSVYRSLRKTIEFGQRMDPSIADTVAAVMKDWAIEKGATHFTHIFYPLTGQTAEKHDSFLMPDGSGGVIAEFSGSMLIRGEPDASSFPSGGLRSTFEARGYTAWDVTSPAYIMENPNGTFLCIPTMFLSWTGVALDKKTPLLRSSQALNREAKRVLRLFGQETELPVVAYAGLEQEYFAIDHNFNFARPDIQIAGRTLFGARPAKGQEFSDQYFGVIPQRVLSYMMEVERELYKLGVPVRCRHNEVAPSQYEIAPLYEVSNLAVDHNHIIMSTLRNVAKRYGLKCLLHEKPFAGVNGSGKHVNYSIGNADLGSLFDPGETPHANAKFLVFCAAMIRGVHKFGGLLRATVASASNDHRLGANEAPPAIMSIFLGDMLTEVFEAFRAGRIDDAANGKKRGALNIGVDTLPPLPADPGDRNRTSPVAFTGNRFEFRALGSSQSAAGSITALNVIMTDSLGFAADWLEKEMGEGRSFTEALESFISHVIEEHSAVIFNGDGYSEIWHKEAVRRGLPNLRTAPEALPVLVSPEVVEVYEKAGVLNKSELRARQDIYVEQYCKTVRTEANLIIRMARTIIFPAAMRYQGELASTAASMRSLGLEAKTITLEEVTEQLRQMQAAIAALENVVAEADALGVGLDAARHYCSEVLPHMARVRKHADMLETRVADDLWALPNYQEILFGK from the coding sequence ATGAGCAGCAAAACCGCCAGACACAATGCCATTCAGGCCATTACCACCTACAAGCCTGAAGCGGCCCCTCTCAATTTCGCCGATACCAGGCCCACAGACATTTTTGGCTGCAACGTTTTCAATGACCGCGTCATGCGCGAGCGCCTGCCCAAGAGCGTGTACCGCTCCCTGCGCAAGACCATCGAGTTCGGCCAGCGCATGGACCCCTCCATCGCCGACACCGTGGCCGCAGTCATGAAGGATTGGGCCATTGAAAAAGGGGCCACTCACTTTACCCATATTTTCTACCCGCTTACCGGGCAGACTGCTGAAAAGCACGACAGCTTTCTCATGCCCGACGGCTCCGGCGGCGTGATTGCCGAATTTTCCGGCTCCATGCTCATTCGCGGCGAACCCGACGCCTCTTCCTTTCCGTCCGGCGGCCTGCGCTCGACGTTCGAAGCGCGTGGTTACACGGCATGGGATGTGACCAGCCCCGCCTATATTATGGAAAACCCCAACGGCACCTTTTTGTGCATCCCCACCATGTTCCTTTCGTGGACGGGCGTGGCTCTGGACAAAAAAACGCCGCTGCTGCGCTCCAGTCAGGCGCTCAATCGCGAAGCCAAGCGCGTGCTGCGCCTGTTCGGGCAGGAAACGGAACTGCCGGTGGTGGCGTATGCCGGGCTTGAGCAGGAATATTTCGCCATTGATCACAACTTCAATTTTGCCCGGCCCGACATACAGATAGCCGGTCGCACCCTTTTTGGAGCGCGTCCGGCCAAGGGGCAGGAATTCAGCGACCAGTATTTTGGCGTCATTCCCCAGCGGGTGCTTTCCTATATGATGGAAGTGGAGCGCGAGCTGTACAAGCTGGGCGTGCCCGTGCGCTGCCGCCACAATGAAGTGGCCCCCAGCCAGTATGAAATAGCGCCCCTCTATGAGGTCAGCAATCTGGCCGTGGACCACAACCACATCATCATGTCCACCCTGCGTAACGTGGCCAAGCGCTACGGGCTCAAGTGCCTGCTGCACGAAAAGCCCTTTGCCGGGGTCAACGGTTCGGGCAAGCATGTGAACTATTCCATCGGCAACGCGGATCTCGGCTCGCTCTTTGATCCCGGTGAAACGCCGCACGCCAACGCCAAGTTTCTGGTGTTCTGCGCGGCCATGATCCGTGGCGTGCACAAGTTCGGCGGCCTGTTGCGCGCCACTGTGGCCAGCGCCAGCAATGACCACCGCCTGGGCGCCAATGAGGCCCCCCCGGCCATCATGTCCATCTTCCTCGGCGACATGCTCACCGAAGTGTTTGAGGCTTTTCGCGCCGGGCGCATCGACGATGCCGCCAACGGCAAAAAGCGCGGGGCGCTCAACATCGGCGTGGACACCCTGCCTCCGCTGCCCGCCGACCCCGGCGACCGCAACCGCACAAGCCCCGTGGCCTTTACCGGCAACCGTTTCGAGTTCCGCGCCCTTGGATCCAGCCAGTCTGCGGCGGGTTCCATCACGGCGCTCAACGTCATCATGACGGATTCTCTGGGCTTTGCCGCCGACTGGCTTGAAAAGGAAATGGGTGAGGGCAGAAGCTTCACCGAAGCTCTGGAGTCCTTCATCAGCCATGTCATTGAGGAGCACAGCGCCGTTATTTTCAACGGCGACGGATACTCCGAAATCTGGCACAAAGAGGCTGTCCGGCGTGGGCTGCCCAACCTGCGCACCGCCCCTGAAGCGCTGCCCGTGCTTGTCAGCCCCGAAGTGGTGGAAGTGTATGAAAAGGCTGGCGTGCTCAACAAGTCGGAACTGCGGGCGCGGCAGGACATCTATGTGGAGCAGTACTGCAAGACCGTGCGCACAGAGGCCAACCTGATTATCCGCATGGCCCGCACAATCATATTCCCCGCCGCCATGCGCTATCAGGGCGAGCTTGCGAGCACCGCCGCCAGTATGCGGTCTCTGGGACTGGAAGCCAAAACCATTACCCTTGAAGAGGTGACCGAGCAGCTTCGCCAGATGCAGGCCGCCATCGCTGCGCTTGAGAACGTGGTGGCCGAGGCTGACGCCCTGGGCGTGGGCCTTGATGCCGCCCGCCACTATTGCAGCGAAGTGCTGCCGCACATGGCCAGGGTTCGGAAGCATGCGGACATGCTGGAAACCCGCGTGGCGGACGATCTGTGGGCCCTGCCCAATTATCAGGAAATCCTGTTCGGAAAGTAG
- a CDS encoding anthranilate synthase component I family protein — protein sequence MKENGDKLHSLTLRQSARWLPADMDTPISLFMGMVGAGNGILLESAEVDGRWGRYSILACDPALFIFCREGKLVVDVKDQRLASVAAFEGRPFVDGLRELMGSLEIAPPENIANLPPITRALYGYLGFGMAGLFNPTLASIMPENEADCILMLPATVLVFDHLYNRLCQVSLGEHRALQSARQSLEPRAARGSGPDIDPDKVCAEPGEEGYKDFVRRIKEMLRQGEAIQVVPSVRFSTPFMGNPFELYRRMRRFNASPYMFYMSLPELTLFGSSPEVMVRCTAGCLQLSPIAGTRKRGADDLEDARLAAELRDDPKERAEHVMLVDLGRNDLGRVARPGTVTLERYMEVERYSHVMHLTSRVSARLDAGLDALDVLAATFPAGTVSGAPKIRAMQIIRELEGRSRGPYAGCIGWLGLDKDSVNLDMGITIRSMWLRDNRLFWQAGGGIVHDSDPDMEWKEVCNKSAIMRLALRAEDEENVLAHR from the coding sequence ATGAAAGAGAACGGTGACAAGTTGCACTCGCTTACGCTGCGCCAGTCTGCCCGCTGGTTGCCAGCGGATATGGATACGCCCATCAGCCTGTTTATGGGCATGGTGGGCGCGGGCAACGGCATTTTGCTGGAAAGCGCCGAGGTCGATGGCCGTTGGGGCCGCTACAGTATCCTTGCCTGCGATCCGGCCCTCTTTATCTTCTGCCGCGAGGGCAAGCTGGTTGTGGACGTGAAGGATCAGAGGCTGGCCTCCGTCGCAGCCTTTGAAGGACGCCCCTTTGTGGACGGACTGCGGGAACTTATGGGCAGCCTTGAAATTGCGCCGCCGGAAAACATAGCCAATCTGCCGCCCATTACCCGCGCCCTGTACGGCTACCTTGGCTTCGGCATGGCGGGGCTGTTCAATCCCACCCTGGCCAGCATCATGCCCGAGAACGAGGCCGACTGCATACTCATGCTGCCAGCGACAGTGCTGGTTTTTGACCATCTGTACAACCGTCTCTGCCAGGTGAGTCTTGGCGAGCACCGCGCCCTGCAAAGCGCCCGCCAGTCTCTGGAACCTCGCGCCGCCAGAGGCTCCGGGCCGGACATCGACCCTGACAAGGTGTGCGCAGAACCCGGCGAAGAGGGCTACAAGGACTTCGTGCGCAGGATCAAGGAGATGCTGCGCCAGGGCGAGGCCATCCAGGTGGTGCCTTCGGTGCGGTTCTCCACTCCCTTCATGGGCAATCCCTTTGAGCTTTACAGGCGTATGCGCCGTTTCAACGCCTCGCCCTACATGTTCTACATGTCATTGCCTGAACTGACGCTTTTCGGCTCTTCGCCCGAGGTTATGGTGCGCTGCACTGCGGGCTGCCTGCAGCTTTCGCCCATCGCCGGCACGCGCAAGCGCGGGGCGGACGATCTGGAAGACGCCCGCCTGGCTGCCGAGCTTCGCGATGACCCCAAGGAACGCGCGGAGCATGTCATGCTGGTGGACCTGGGACGCAACGACCTTGGCCGCGTGGCCCGCCCCGGCACGGTGACTCTGGAGCGCTACATGGAAGTGGAGCGGTACTCCCACGTCATGCACCTCACGAGCCGGGTTTCGGCCCGTCTTGATGCCGGGTTGGACGCTCTGGACGTGCTGGCCGCCACTTTCCCGGCTGGCACGGTTTCCGGCGCGCCCAAAATCCGCGCCATGCAGATCATCCGCGAGCTTGAAGGCCGCAGCCGTGGCCCCTACGCGGGCTGCATCGGCTGGCTGGGACTCGACAAGGACAGCGTGAATCTGGATATGGGCATCACCATCCGCAGTATGTGGCTGCGCGACAACAGGCTTTTCTGGCAGGCGGGCGGAGGCATTGTCCACGACTCGGACCCGGATATGGAATGGAAAGAAGTGTGCAATAAATCAGCCATTATGCGCCTGGCCCTGCGTGCGGAGGACGAAGAAAATGTTCTTGCTCATAGATAA
- the trpD gene encoding anthranilate phosphoribosyltransferase, translated as MFLLIDNYDSFTYNLVQAFYALGHKPVVLHNDDPAVLEMAANPELAMVCISPGPGHPANAGFCPEFLKRLSPKIPVLGVCLGHQLLGLHAGARVEVGPCIMHGKQSEIVHDGMGLFSGLPNPMRVGRYHSLVVRADEDAENPRFTVTARGPEGEVMALRYNDRPWVGVQFHPESVLTPDGLRLLGNFPQSVMGAGSDASDFATILDTLARGEDLSAEMAAAGFAALMDGKMSPAQAGSFLIGLRMKGESALELAHATRAALARSVRVDGISGTTIDVVGTGGDGRNSFNCSTATSLVLAGMGYRVVKHGGRAVSSKCGSADALEALGIALDNNPASVAEMVRRRNFAFLFAPYFHPSFANIGPVRKELGVRTLFNILGPMINPARPSHLLMGVARPELVNLVAETLLQSPLYRAAVVCGAGNYDEITPIGPAQMAVLHAGTMTQMTLDPADFGIEPCTVEDLSVNGKDEAVAVLKDILDGNGPRAMMDMVTLNVGMAIYLLEENMDMALCMARAREAVSGGFGRKVLHAA; from the coding sequence ATGTTCTTGCTCATAGATAACTACGATTCCTTCACCTACAATCTTGTGCAGGCGTTCTACGCCCTGGGACACAAGCCTGTGGTGCTGCACAATGACGACCCGGCTGTGCTGGAAATGGCCGCCAACCCGGAACTTGCCATGGTCTGCATCTCGCCGGGGCCGGGGCATCCAGCCAATGCGGGTTTTTGCCCCGAATTCCTCAAACGTCTGAGTCCCAAGATTCCCGTGCTGGGCGTGTGCCTGGGCCATCAGCTGCTCGGCCTGCACGCAGGGGCGCGGGTAGAGGTCGGCCCCTGCATCATGCACGGCAAACAGTCGGAAATCGTGCACGACGGTATGGGCCTGTTCTCGGGCCTGCCCAACCCCATGCGGGTGGGGCGCTACCATTCGCTGGTGGTGCGGGCCGATGAGGACGCGGAAAATCCCCGTTTTACGGTGACGGCCCGCGGCCCGGAAGGCGAAGTCATGGCCCTGCGCTACAATGACCGCCCCTGGGTTGGGGTGCAGTTCCATCCTGAATCGGTGCTCACGCCCGATGGCCTGCGGCTGCTGGGCAACTTCCCCCAGTCCGTCATGGGCGCGGGGAGCGACGCCAGCGACTTTGCGACCATTCTGGACACCCTGGCCCGTGGAGAAGACCTCAGTGCGGAGATGGCGGCAGCCGGTTTTGCCGCCCTTATGGACGGCAAGATGAGTCCGGCTCAAGCTGGCAGTTTTCTCATCGGGCTTCGCATGAAGGGCGAAAGCGCCCTTGAGCTGGCCCACGCCACCCGCGCCGCCCTGGCCCGATCCGTGCGCGTGGACGGCATCTCCGGCACGACCATTGACGTGGTGGGTACCGGCGGCGACGGACGCAACTCTTTCAACTGCTCCACGGCCACGTCCCTCGTTCTGGCGGGGATGGGCTACAGGGTTGTGAAGCACGGCGGGCGCGCCGTTTCGTCCAAATGCGGCAGCGCCGACGCCCTGGAAGCCCTGGGCATTGCTCTGGATAACAATCCGGCCTCAGTGGCCGAAATGGTCAGGCGGCGCAATTTCGCCTTCCTGTTTGCGCCGTACTTTCACCCGTCTTTCGCCAACATCGGCCCTGTGCGCAAGGAACTCGGCGTGCGTACGCTTTTCAACATCCTCGGTCCCATGATCAACCCGGCCCGCCCCAGCCATCTGCTGATGGGGGTGGCCCGCCCGGAACTGGTAAACCTTGTGGCCGAAACCCTCCTTCAGTCGCCGCTTTACCGGGCCGCCGTGGTCTGCGGTGCTGGCAACTATGATGAAATAACGCCCATTGGCCCTGCCCAGATGGCCGTGCTGCACGCGGGCACCATGACGCAGATGACCCTTGACCCTGCGGACTTCGGCATCGAACCCTGCACGGTGGAAGACTTGTCGGTCAACGGCAAGGATGAGGCCGTGGCAGTGCTCAAGGACATTCTGGACGGCAACGGGCCACGCGCCATGATGGACATGGTCACGCTCAATGTGGGCATGGCCATCTATCTGCTGGAAGAAAATATGGACATGGCCCTGTGCATGGCCCGTGCCCGCGAAGCCGTGAGCGGTGGTTTCGGCAGGAAGGTGCTGCATGCTGCTTGA
- a CDS encoding indole-3-glycerol-phosphate synthase has translation MLLERFRTAKQAEVDALRLLAGQGGMPAPLEGPRPDFLAALRGASGSPVVIEGRPLTVVAEYKRASPSRGIICESLEVEEVARQYAAAGAACLSILTEAAHFRGCLEYLERAAEAGLYTGARPPLLRKDFIFDPLQVAATAATPASALLLIVRLTPDVNDLRALREQAESHGMQAVVEVFDREDLRLARESGARIIQVNARDLETLKTDRGAALDLARACPPQDGETWIAASGIGRGEHLLAAAKAGFHAALVGSSLMEGAQPGRALSGLLEEAAKGARPLGESREKPGEGSGHAH, from the coding sequence ATGCTGCTTGAGCGCTTTCGCACGGCCAAACAGGCAGAGGTGGACGCCCTGCGCCTGCTGGCGGGCCAGGGCGGCATGCCCGCTCCTCTTGAGGGGCCGCGCCCGGATTTTCTGGCGGCCCTGCGCGGCGCGTCCGGTTCCCCTGTGGTCATTGAGGGCCGTCCCCTGACAGTGGTGGCGGAATACAAAAGGGCTTCGCCCTCGCGCGGCATTATCTGCGAAAGCCTTGAGGTGGAAGAGGTGGCGCGCCAGTATGCTGCAGCAGGAGCCGCCTGCCTCTCCATCCTGACGGAAGCCGCGCATTTCCGGGGCTGCCTGGAGTATCTGGAGCGGGCGGCGGAGGCTGGCCTGTATACGGGGGCACGGCCGCCCCTGCTGCGCAAGGATTTCATCTTTGACCCCTTGCAGGTGGCTGCCACGGCGGCTACCCCGGCATCGGCCCTTCTGCTTATCGTGCGGCTTACGCCGGACGTAAACGACTTGCGGGCACTGCGTGAACAGGCTGAAAGCCACGGCATGCAGGCAGTGGTCGAGGTTTTTGACCGCGAAGACCTGCGGCTGGCGCGTGAAAGCGGGGCGCGCATCATACAGGTCAACGCCCGCGATCTGGAAACACTGAAGACAGACAGGGGCGCTGCTCTTGATCTGGCCCGCGCCTGCCCCCCGCAGGATGGCGAAACGTGGATAGCCGCCAGCGGCATCGGCAGGGGCGAACATCTGCTGGCAGCCGCGAAGGCAGGCTTCCACGCCGCCCTTGTGGGCAGTTCCCTTATGGAGGGAGCGCAGCCGGGTCGCGCGTTGTCGGGCCTGCTGGAAGAAGCGGCGAAGGGCGCGCGCCCCCTTGGTGAAAGCCGGGAAAAGCCGGGGGAGGGCAGCGGTCATGCTCATTAA
- a CDS encoding phosphoribosylanthranilate isomerase codes for MLIKVCGLTRQQDLDMASSLGAGMCGFIFHAPSPRNVTPAHVASLESGTMLRVGVFVNQNADEICRIMAEARLDMAQLHGRQDKDCAMAVGVQRVIRVIWPGRYCHRALLYNELQKHAGACACYLLDAGLTGGGSGTRLDWQDLSHLPAPHPWLLAGGLSADTVEQALRLCSPDGIDLNSGVEDAPGLKNAQKLAAALGVASKQKGNGYLS; via the coding sequence ATGCTCATTAAGGTCTGCGGTCTCACCCGCCAGCAGGATCTTGATATGGCGTCCTCACTGGGAGCGGGCATGTGCGGCTTCATCTTTCACGCCCCAAGCCCGAGGAACGTGACCCCGGCCCACGTGGCATCCCTTGAAAGCGGAACAATGCTGCGTGTGGGTGTTTTTGTGAACCAGAACGCGGACGAGATATGCCGCATAATGGCTGAGGCGCGGCTGGACATGGCCCAGCTGCACGGTAGACAGGACAAGGACTGCGCCATGGCCGTGGGGGTGCAAAGGGTCATACGGGTCATCTGGCCCGGCCGTTATTGTCACAGGGCGTTGCTCTATAATGAACTGCAAAAACATGCCGGGGCCTGCGCCTGCTATCTGCTTGACGCCGGCCTCACTGGGGGCGGCAGTGGAACCCGCCTGGACTGGCAGGATCTGAGCCATCTGCCTGCCCCGCATCCCTGGCTGTTGGCAGGGGGCTTAAGTGCGGATACTGTGGAACAGGCCCTACGTCTCTGCTCACCTGACGGCATTGATTTGAATTCTGGCGTTGAAGATGCGCCTGGCCTGAAAAATGCGCAAAAGCTGGCAGCCGCTCTCGGGGTTGCCTCCAAACAGAAAGGCAATGGGTATTTGTCATGA